From the genome of Biomphalaria glabrata chromosome 1, xgBioGlab47.1, whole genome shotgun sequence, one region includes:
- the LOC106062313 gene encoding insulin-like growth factor-binding protein-related protein 1 precursor, which produces MNLFLLALAAVVVVATADKCKEKCARCPVLERSECLAGTEKDHECGCCEVCARYEGQKCDMKNSPHQHGHCGDGLECRATPGGNLCQCIWEEIICGSDGVTYTNLCHLIAAAVRENKQSSLEVKSVGPCDPGAKIVSKPEYIRNATSDNVVLSCEAIGFPTPTIRWIVTRANGKTYDVPGDDNHIVIATRGGPGKYQVTGWMQIEMLLKRHEGDYTCIATNEHNEDRAKARIKVVN; this is translated from the exons ATGAATCTCTTTCTGCTGGCCCTGGCGGCCGTCGTTGTGGTGGCCACTGCTGACAAATGCAAAGAGAAATGTGCTCGCTGTCCAGTGcttgaaaggtcagaatgtctAGCTGGCACAGAAAAAGACCACGAGTGCGGCTGCTGTGAAGTTTGCGCGAG ATATGAAGGCCAGAAGTGTGATATGAAAAACTCTCCACACCAACATGGTCATTGTGGCGATGGTCTTGAATGTAGGGCAACACCAGGGGGAAACCTGTGCCAGTGTATATGGGAGGAGATTATCTGTGGCAGTGACGGCGTGACCTATAC AAACCTGTGCCATTTAATAGCCGCTGCAGTAAGAGAAAACAAGCAAAGTTCATTGGAAGTTAAATCAGTTGGACCCTGTGACCCAG GGGCTAAGATTGTCTCCAAGCCAGAATATATCCGCAATGCTACCAGCGACAATGTTGTCCTGTCATGCGAAGCTATTGGATTCCCAACTCCTACCATCCGATGGATTGTAACCAGAGCTAATGGAAAAACCTACGATGTTCCAG GAGATGATAACCACATTGTGATTGCTACCAGAGGTGGACCTGGAAAGTACCAAGTGACAGGCTGGATGCAGATTGAGATGTTACTTAAACGCCACGAAGGGGATTACACGTGTATTGCCACAAATGAACACAATGAAGATAGAGCGAAGGCTAGGATTAAAGTTGTCAATTAG